In one Nomascus leucogenys isolate Asia chromosome 13, Asia_NLE_v1, whole genome shotgun sequence genomic region, the following are encoded:
- the SCAND1 gene encoding SCAN domain-containing protein 1 gives MRLENARGRRFRETASGFRGLARRPGRREARDFRFRLPQALRWCRRSAEPTATGQRVTPGAGVMAAVDSILAATGSPAAVPPEKPEGAGSSSDPERNCVGSSLPEASPPAPEPSSPNAAVPEAIPTPRAAASAALELPLRPAPVSAAPQAEAEARSTPGPAGSRLGPETFRQRFRQFRYQDAAGPREAFRQLRELSRQWLRPDIRTKEQIVEMLVQEQLLAILPEAARARRIRRRTDVRITG, from the exons ATGCGACTAGAGAACGCTAGGGGGCGCCGCTTCCGGGAGACCGCAAGCGGCTTCCGGGGGCTCGCGCGCCGACCTGGACGCAGAGAAGCCAGAGACTTTCGCTTCCGGCTGCCGCAGGCGCTTCGCTGGTGCAG ACGCAGTGCTGAGCCCACAGCTACCGGACAAAGAGTGACGCCCGGAGCTGGAGTTATGGCGGCTGTGGATTCGATCTTGGCGGCCACTGGGAGTCCCGCGGCGGTGCCACCGGAGAAACCGGAAGGAGCCGGTTCGAGCTCAGACCCTGAGCGTAACTGTGTGGGCTCCTCGCTGCCAGAGGCCTCACCGCCTGCCCCTGAGCCTTCCAGCCCCAACGCCGCGGTCCCTGAAGCCATCCCTACGCCCCGAGCTGCGGCCTCCGCGGCCCTGGAGCTGCCCCTCAGGCCCGCACCCGTGAGCGCAGCGCCTCAGGCCGAAGCTGAAGCGCGCTCTACACCAGGCCCCGCCGGCTCTAGACTCGGTCCCGAGACGTTCCGCCAGCGTTTCCGGCAGTTCCGCTACCAGGATGCGGCGGGTCCCCGGGAGGCTTTCCGGCAGCTGCGGGAGCTGTCCCGCCAGTGGTTGCGGCCTGACATCCGCACCAAGGAGCAGATCGTGGAGATGCTGGTGCAAGAGCAGCTGCTCGCCATCCTGCCCGAGGCGGCTCGGGCCCGGCGGATCCGCCGCCGCACGGATGTGCGCATCACTGGCTGA